One Vicia villosa cultivar HV-30 ecotype Madison, WI linkage group LG5, Vvil1.0, whole genome shotgun sequence genomic window, ACAATTGGATATTCATTACCATGTGTGTTAAATAAATAAGTTAGTTGATGAAAATTGTTCAATAAGTTTTTCAATCCATTTGATATATTtagacatttttttatatttctgTGCAGATCATGTAAATTTGATGCCAAAATTATTTAAGAAAGATAAATACTTTGTTTTTTATTAtcatcacttgattgatcttcaagTAACAAAAGTTAACCAAATATAGAAAAAAAACACTAGCGATGTCTACAAATATAGAAGACCAAGGGGAAGATTATAAGGAAAAGGAAGAGCAAAATAATCAAGAAGAGGACAAGCAAAACAGTGCTATTTTCCCGTCTCATTCAAAAGGAAATAACAATGGTAAACGACATGCTAGTGAGGCTCCTGATTCGAGTTTTCTTATTCAACATCTTGGTCGGGATATATCAATTCAATGTCTCCTTCAAATGTCAAGGTCTGATTATGGATCAATTGCTGCATTAAACACGAGTTTTCGATCACTAATTCGAACTGGGGAACTTTATCAACTTAGGAGAAAAATGGGAATAATAGAACATTGGGTTTATTTCTGTTGTGAAGTTCTTCAATGGGAGGCATTTGACCCAAATCGTGGTCGATGGATGCGGTTACCTAAATTAATTTGCGATGAATGCTTTATGTTATCTGATAAGGAGTCATTAGCTATTGGTACCGAGCTTTTAGTTTTTGGTAAGGAATTAATGGCTCCTAAAATCTATAAGTATAGTCTTCTAACAAATACATGGTCCGTTGGGAAAATGTTGAATACTCCCAGATTCTTGTTTGGTTCTGCCAGCCTTGGAGGAATTGCCATATTAGCGGGTGGTTGTGATCCGCGTGGCAATATCTTAAGCTCTGCTGAGCTCTATAACTCAGAAACCGGAAAATGGGAAGCCCTTCCAAACATGAATAAAGCAAGAAAAATGTGTTCAGGTGTATTTATGGATGGAAAATTTTATGTTGTTGGTGGAATCGCAGCTGACAAAATAACACAACTTACATGCGGTGAGGAGTTTGATATGACGACAAATGAATGGCGTAAAATACCTAACATGTTCCCAATACGAAATGGGGTGTTTGAGACACCTCCCTCTTCAGGTTCACCTCCTTTGATTGCTGTTGTAAAAAATGTATTGTATGTCGCTGATTATGCACGACAGGAAGTAAAGAAGTATGTTAAAGGAAATAATTCATGGGTTACTATTGGAGGATTTCCCGAGAACGCCCATTCAATGAATGGTTGGGGACTAGCCTTTCGAGCATGTGGAGATCAACTAGTATTTCTTGGAGGTCGTAGTCTTCATGGGGGAGGCATACTGGAAATTAATGCTTGGGTCCCAGATGACAATGCACCACAGTGGAACCAGCTTGCGACAAAGAATACAAGGAGTTTTGTTCATAATTGCACTGTGATGGGATGTTGATGTTTTTTAGTGTTACTTTTGTAATAttaaatttatgttatttttattctatattgatgttttaatttcaattttctaTTGGTGGAGGTGGTGGAAAAATATATAGCTAGTTGTAATAATGGATTGTTGAAGATTTTTATCTGGTTAAATGTTTGATATAAAATCTAATAAGCTTTTCATATTTTGCAAAGTGATAATAATGTTACAAGAAGAATGgttagaattttaattttttatatttttatctagttttatttaaaatattttattgaattttagttTATGAGAAAGTTTATTTCTTGACCTGCTCAGTGATATTGCTTGTAAATTAAT contains:
- the LOC131606470 gene encoding F-box/kelch-repeat protein At1g74510-like codes for the protein HALDVKKKTLAMSTNIEDQGEDYKEKEEQNNQEEDKQNSAIFPSHSKGNNNGKRHASEAPDSSFLIQHLGRDISIQCLLQMSRSDYGSIAALNTSFRSLIRTGELYQLRRKMGIIEHWVYFCCEVLQWEAFDPNRGRWMRLPKLICDECFMLSDKESLAIGTELLVFGKELMAPKIYKYSLLTNTWSVGKMLNTPRFLFGSASLGGIAILAGGCDPRGNILSSAELYNSETGKWEALPNMNKARKMCSGVFMDGKFYVVGGIAADKITQLTCGEEFDMTTNEWRKIPNMFPIRNGVFETPPSSGSPPLIAVVKNVLYVADYARQEVKKYVKGNNSWVTIGGFPENAHSMNGWGLAFRACGDQLVFLGGRSLHGGGILEINAWVPDDNAPQWNQLATKNTRSFVHNCTVMGC